A window of Diospyros lotus cultivar Yz01 chromosome 14, ASM1463336v1, whole genome shotgun sequence contains these coding sequences:
- the LOC127790929 gene encoding uncharacterized protein LOC127790929, with protein MIRRKKQFDEDGSDEVTQSAEDSFRVNYFLFIIDQARSSLQTRFEQFQKYGCICRKKFFQVEVDQDLSSLNYVTRQIEWIGYVVY; from the exons ATGATtcgaagaaagaaacaatttgatgaAGATGGCAGTGATGAGGTAACACAATCAGCAGAAGATTCttttagagtaaattatttCCTCTTCATAATTGATCAGGCTCGTTCTTCACTTCAAACTAGATTTgaacaatttcaaaaatatg GTTGCATCTGCAGAAAGAAGTTTTTCCAAGTTGAAGTTGATCAAGACTTATCTTCGCTCAACTATGTCACAAGACAGATTGAATGGATTGGCTATGTTgtctattga